A genomic window from Planctomycetota bacterium includes:
- a CDS encoding ECF-type sigma factor, with translation MALSLDHLKTIHLIAVEGKSDAEAAEVLDVSERTIERRWSEAKVYAPKLRRRRPPPKPRTVALTDGLLATTAA, from the coding sequence ATGGCGTTGTCCCTTGACCACCTCAAGACCATTCACCTGATCGCGGTCGAAGGTAAATCTGACGCCGAAGCCGCCGAGGTGTTGGACGTGTCCGAGCGGACCATCGAACGCCGCTGGAGTGAGGCCAAGGTCTACGCCCCGAAGCTCCGCCGACGTCGGCCACCGCCCAAGCCCCGCACCGTCGCGTTGACTGACGGATTGCTCGCCACCACCGCCGCGTGA